In Gossypium hirsutum isolate 1008001.06 chromosome A10, Gossypium_hirsutum_v2.1, whole genome shotgun sequence, the DNA window GTCGAAAACTTTTGTATTGTTGTTTTCCAACATTATTGAATTTCTACTTCTCTCCCGCGATTTTTTCCCAAAAAGaacttttcacataaaatttgtaaattctTATCTTGCTTGTTTATTACTTTGTGTTCATTTCTACtatcattattaacatataatttaatagatacgatactaataatttagtatttatttatttttcacatagCAATCAAATCCATTAATCATGGCATGAAAGATGAACTTTTCTATACAATTTATGGtgcatttaatattttgataaaatgtcAAAACCCATTATTAATTTTGGTTCAATTTTTTGTGAagaacattaaattttttttaatgtagcACATATGACACTACTAATAAAAATTAGGTGGAGGCTAAACCTATGGATACCATTGATTCTTTTATTAAGAAAgtttacaattaaaaaaaaattaaacaagtcATTGAGTTTTAGCTCAATTGGTATAGGTATTGTTATCAATGCAAAAGAACGTGAGTTTGAGTGTACTgaaatacattttaattttatttataaattgaggAAGAATTATAAATAGTTTTtggtattatataaaaaaacaaatattatcaaaactttcaataaaattatttaaaaaataaataaaccaatctaatttcttttcaattatctACAGTTGGTCactaaattttagaaaattaaagtCAGAAAATAAACACTAATTTCAACTGTTGGCTGGCAAACATATAAATCTTTCACTATCTATCCTTGCATGCAAAATTTATGACAATATTTGTCTTTCAATAATTAGGTTTTACACGTTTTCTCCATAAAACAGACATTTATTTTTTGTCACTTCATGTGAAATCTAAGGATGTTTTTGCTTCAATGGTCCattctactaaaaaaataaaattaattttgtaaattaaagctAATTTTTTGATCCAACCAAATTAATCCAAATGTCTTATTACAAtccatataattttttattttcacttgataccaatttattctttaattggtgGATAGCAAGATTAAAGATGGTGACCACTCCATTATCATCGTCAAAAGAACagttcatttgttttgttttttatttgaagagaaaaaattattttcaacatattaaatgttaaaattttaatttgggagTTTTCATTTTAAAGTGAGTCAAGAGTATTCTCATTAAACGTTTTTGAATTATGATtcgaattttaaattatttctcaaacattaatatgttttaattgagCCTTAAAGTATTGGTCTTGTATCGATAAGGTCTTTCTATCAAACTAGTCATCAGCTTAAGCATTAAATGTTAACTCAGATCTAATGTGGGATGTTTTTAAAACACAtagatcaaattttaaatacGTTTGCACCTATCACATGAACAATTTGGATTTGATaggttgaaaaaaaaatgagacAACCTCTTGAATTTAACGACACTACTTGTGGTTTTCTAAGATGCCATATCCAAGTTATTCATGTAATAGGTATACGCATATTCAAAATTTGATTCATGTATTTAAGTATACTCAATGTCTAAACCGAGTTGGCATTTAATGCATAAGTTGACTGTAAGCTGATAAAAGGCCCTGAATGATATAATTTTGATACTTTGAGGATTTAATTAGAACATTTTTAAGGTTTAAAGATCAATTTAATATCTAAACCATAATTCAAGGAAGTTTTGAGCAATTAAcccaaaattatatatatgtaacatTTATGCACGTGACACGAGGCTAAAACTTAAGTCTAGCAAACCATGTAGCCTTAGACGATTTCTTTGTTTTAAATCTACTTAAGTGAACCTAACTCTCGAAAGATAATAATTCTCTCAAAAATTCTCTAAGGTGCTGAAATAAAGCGGAAGCAAACTCAAAAGGCAAAAGGAGCTCAAATCGAACAAGAAAAACCACAAGAAAGTAATACACACaaaatgtttgagtaaatgctctcaaatataTTCAATAACTATGAATGAGATACAATTGATCTGCAGCCCGTGACATACTCACATAGAAATAATATATATCATGCATCTAATTATTAGATAAAAAGTGTTAAAGTACTTAAGAGGTGTTTGTATTATAGGGTttggatcaaattagtccatttgtTATTAAATGggtcaatttagtctctatattagTAAAAAGTatcaaataagtccaaattgtAACGGAGTTAACATTTACTGTATAAAAAATGTCGTGAATTCTTTTTTCCAATTTCATATAAAAGATTTCATTTACATAACCATAAAAACTTTAAGCAACGATTCGACGATTGGTACAGTAGATCAGTATTTGTTGACGAGTAGAAGAGCATACCTTAGATTCAAGTCGAACTAATGGCTAGTGTCTGAGATCAGAGAAAAAAAGATACTTGAATTTTGGTTCACAGATTTGTGACATCCaaagttatttcataaaaactaaaatgtagaagaaaaaggaaaagaaaagagctTTCAATTGGTGTAGACAATGCAAACAAAAAAAGCCATATAGCACCGATTTTAACAActcagtaacttaaataaaaacttttgaatagttcaggaCCAAATTGTAATCTTTTTAGTTAAATGGCTAAAACGAAAACTTTCTAGAATTTAGTAATTAATAGTATAGGTAACCTAATTTAAGAAaaactttaacaaaattaatgCTTTCAAATCCTTGCATGCAATTATATATTACAATGTTTTGCTTTAAAAAAATGGGGAAAGGAGAAGAAGTCAAACAAAACAATTGGGTATGCTTTCATAATCGAAGTCAACAAGAAAAAAGGGTAGAAGGTAAGGTTCATGCAAAAGTATGATTAGAATTTGATTCTTTAGCATTCTATCAAATTAAGACCCCACaatcttttgtttcttatttAATGAAGTTGTTAGCAAATCTAATTGATAAGGAAAACAACAACACTaaagccttttaatttctacatCTATATTcttctatataattttaaaaaaaaaaatcaacattatATTAAATTGTTTGCATAGTTGCTGGCAAATTGTAATCCCTTTCACTATTCATtgataataactaaattttattttattttttaatagtttcattataagttctgatcgtatttgttattttttacataatatcTAGAATTATGCGTAGTCCCTCCTCAGCTCAAAATAGGAGGATAACGTGCTTCAGTGTATTTGAATTCATGTCCTCCTGTATTAACAATAATGTCTATACTAATCAAACTAAGATTCAAttgagaattttaattttttttaaaaatacaataaaaatatgtCATAATCTTTGAGTGACTATTTTCAATCAAATCTTCCCACGTCAGTTTGAAGCATGTCGTTGCTCCATTGGcatttatttttcacattttcGATTGGTTATTCTCTTGCTTTTGTCTTAATTAGTTGACCTAGAAAATTGTCTTGAagctctattattattattattagcctAACAatcttaaatataatatatgaaaacATTATATCAACACGTTATGTGTTGAATATAAAAATACTACAATAAATATGATATatacaattaaataatattaatatgtcACATTTGTTGATTTAGTCTTAACTCGATTAATATCGGTATTGTTGTCTATATATGAGAACATGGGTTTAAGTGCGCTgaaatgcattatcctcctatttaagagttAGAAAAGGACTATGAGTAATTttagacattatataaaaaaataaatatgataaaaatctataatgagattaatattaaaaaatatatatatccgaTTTAATTCTTATCGTTATAATGTATAACATGCATAaatattttttggatgaaaatttcaaattattaaagATGGACGTTAGAGATTGAATTATAATTCACCTCTTAATCATATTTAGACTTTTGCTtaacattattttactttttgggTTAAGGGACATCGATCATTATCATACATATACGTTATGATTGCTTTGAGAGGGGATTAAACATAGATAAaagctttgaatttttttttaccatattattaaAAAGAGGGTCTAATTGTGAATGTCAGTCccctttattttataaaaattaaaagtattttttactttaatttgttataatttaatctttatattctaCGAAAATCGAGAAATTAGTTTAAttgttgataaaaatgaaattaaatttatgatttttttttctaatttgttgcatataaattgttgaattattaattttcaagttaacaATAATGTTTAACAGCGTTACCTAAACTAATTTATCAGTTTTCGTAAGATACAAGGACCAAATTCTAATAAATTGAAGGCCTACTTCTCAATTCTCTTGAAATGGAGGGTTGACGTTCATAATCAAACCTATCAAACCTATATATTTATCACTTGCACgaactaaactaaactaaaccATGTGTTCATCCATTCATATGCCTCGATCAAATTTAGACCCACAATATAGCTTGTTAGGTATAAGCTATATATAGTTTGCAAAATTAGCTTTGCATGGAAAGAAAATATTTTGGCCTTTTCCGTTTATATATAGAGAAGAAAGGAGTAATTACTGGGTCTGCACACTTTGGTTCTAGTTTTGGTTTACATTCCACATTTCTAATCAAGGCCCAATGATCAAACCTATATTTCCAATTAACCCAAAAattcagatttaaaaaaaaaatttgatgctATTACATACATGAACTATATATGTAATTATTGACATCAaaatgggtatgaaaaagtgCATTCCTTATTTTTACATTCATTCCCCAAGTGGATGGCTAATTTTTCAAGTTTTCACTGTTTATTGTGATTTTTAGTTGATTTCATCTTCATTCACTTACCCCACATCTTAACTATCCTTTATTCTAAAAGAATTGAAGTTACAAAGTGACCCAACTTGAAGCAATAATCTTTCATTCCATACCATTTGAGAAAATGATTGAAGTGAAAGAAACCAAAATTTGTGTGAAccaaatttcaaaaaagaaacaATTGAGAAAGACAAGACATTGCCAAAAGGCAAGAGAATCATTTAGTTGTCACATCTTTGTTGAAATGCAAAAATGGGAAGCACTTCCCTTGTAGAGAAGAACATGAGAATAATAATAATGGGGATTATTTGgaaatgaaatgcaatgttaaATGTCTATTATTAACATTGCATTATTGTGTTATATTAAtcatgaataaaaaaaatgtacaTCTATTCATGgttttttttcttccttcaaaAGATAAAATATGAAGAGACTTAAGTTTGACAATGAAAAAAGATGGTAAGAGTTTGATCATGATATTTCTTTTGGATATGCATGAATGGGTTTCTttcaatttggattatttttggAGAAATATGGTCTAATAAAAACCCATTACTTTTGGGCCATAGTGAGGGTTCCCCCCCTTCTATTTGCAATTAACAACTAATCCAAAAAGGTTATCAATAAACAACAGAAGGATAAGCAACAAAGTTTTTGTAAGATCAGTCTAATTATTTATTGCAAATTTATGACCAAAAAGTTAAgtttaaacaaacaaaaaaaaataattaatgttgtTTGAATCAGATCGGATCAATTGGTTGAATTAAAAACCAATCGAGATATCAGCTTAATTAGAGAGGAGTTAAATCGATTGATCAACGAACCGATATAAACTGATTGAACTAatatttcttttctgttttttaataattttttatgatttatttagtcaAACCGAACAAATCGACTAAATTAATTGTATGATCAATTTAACCACCGATCAACTTCTGAAAGTCTcgaatataattttaaaagaactCGCATGTAATATTTACATATCGATACTTGAATAATATCAGGTCTCGAAACTTCAATTTTACTAACTTTGCTATGGTTACATTTTGGAAATTCTTACCATtaccttaaaaataaaaactcaaaatttgaaatttataatttattgatatttttcattattaaaaattaaaaaaaataattaattaataattcaccttgaataattttattatccTTGGTGGGTGACAGCTGTCTAATTATTTATTGCAAATTTATGACCAAAAAGTTAAgtttaaacaaacaaaaaaaaataattaatgttgtTTGAATCAGATCGGATCAATTGGTTGAATTAAAAACCAATCGAGATATCAGCTTAATTAGAGAGGAGTTAAATCGATTGATCAACGAACCGATATAAACTGATTGAACTAatatttcttttctgttttttaataattttttatgatttatttagtcaAACCGAACAAATCGACTAAATTAATTGTATGATCAATTTAACCACCGATCAACTTCTGAAAGTCTcgaatataattttaaaagaactCGCATGTAATATTTACATATCGATACTTGAATAATATCAGGTCTCGAAACTTCAATTTTACTAACTTTGCTATGGTTACATTTTGGAAATTCTTACCATtaccttaaaaataaaaactcaaaatttgaaatttataatttattgatatttttcattattaaaaattaaaaaaaataattaattaataattcaccttgaataattttattatccTTGGTGGGTGACAGCTGCCAAATACCCACATAGTTATGGATATTTTGGTTCATATTATTGCATGTTAGgttggaaaaaaaaaagtttttaagaAGTGTCCAAGTGATTTAGATATTTCTCCATTAAATATCTAAGCAATTTCAACTTTATAGTTAGAAGtgtatgtaatttaattttttataatataaaattgttatttaattttcGTTTAAAGTATTATAAGTAAAATACAatcaaagtataaatataaatatatattcgagTAACGcaattattaaattgttattacaTAATTGAACTGCTCGAGTAATTACAGAATAGAATTAAACTATTGTAACACAGACGGGAATAAGAATTGTTTCAATCtagatgaaagttgatcaattAAACAAAAACCTATACAAGATAACTACACATGATGAGATTCGAAAATCTATGTCACAAATTTAAATACTCAAAAGTCAAAACCCGAAATCTGTCAATCGTATATGAACCGAAATATCATAAAGCATATAACATTAtattaaaagggaaaaacaaaCTTTTGGTACTTTAATTCTATTTTCAAGTCTATGGTGTAGATTTCAAAATTCTACAATCAGCAATGATGTTATCCATTTTTACCTTTTTTGAATCAATACAAAGAAGGATATTTGATATACTCAAtggatattataaaataattttttttaaaaggaaatacgtgataaatttttaaaattgtttgtaaaattttaaaaaattttaatatattaaatattaacctttaataaaaaaCAGATTTTTTTTTGCATGGAATATTTCAACCTATCTttcttgaaatatttttaaatttcttttatttttttcgcgATTGTAATTATAACgtaattaaaaatttagtctttttactttataaaaatagggaagttaaatattgaataataatattttaacaataactaattaacaaaatttttcaTAATGTATGAGATCAAATTCtgataaattaaagtaaaaaaggaccaaattctcaattttcgtAAAATATAGGGATGGAATTCATAATTAGACCTAAATCTAAATAAGAACGACACATGATTGGACTCCATAAATTTTAAGAAAGAAAAACCACACATGATAAGACTTAAAccttaaattaaaagaaaaacaagaatcTAATCATTGTCATTAAGAGCCCCTTTGGATggacggtgcgtttacctgctGTTATGTAAAAATAGCGATGATGAtgagattagatattataataatacTGTAacgttaaaaaaaatgaaagctaAACACCTCACCAtccaaaaaggactaaatcaaaactttatttataaattattcgGAATTCATTAAACCTACTCATTCTGGAGGGAGAAGAAATAGGCTAAAACAAACAAAAGCTATAGGTACATGTACATCTTGTCCATGTGCAATAATTGAAGCTTTCATGCTTTTTAATGAAATGTTTCCTTTTTGACTGTAATGTCCAACTTGTCATAAATGTAGAAAGAAAAGGAGTGCAATAATAGATATAGAATCAATTTATGCTCTGCCATTACAGTTAAGCCTTGAGGGGGAGACATTGGACTATATGTGACCCTCATTCATTATTTGGTCGCCCTCATAATCTTTAAACATCTTTGCAATACCCCTTTCATCTCCTTGCAAATGATTCAATAATTCACCATAGTTCCCAATTGTTTTGGCCAAATATCTCCTCAACCACTTGCTTATTCCATCTTTTACATAATGAAGTTATGGGATACCCcaaatttaaatcaaatgaatCGGATTGTATTCAAATCACTTACAAATCGCGTCACCATGACGGGTTTGAATCATTTTCagattaatttatgtttttaaaatgatattagATTTGATTGagcaaattgaattaattttgtaTCAAATCAAtttgaattttgtcaatttaGGGTTGGACTAATTTTGGATCTGGGacattttgaattcaaattattCTGAGTTTTGATTGTTGTGGATACATGTTGCTTTGGGTTAAATTTAGAATTTGTGACATCTAGAATTTAGGTTATTTCAAGATTGAATCGTTTCGGGTGTATTATTTTTTGTTAGCGGATTTGAattctaactagtttggatttaAATCAAATTAAGTATAGATTGAATTCATTGCGATGAAGCattttatcctcttatttatataTTAGAGAAGAACtatgaataatttaaaatattatatcaagaaaaataaatatgataacaACTCAATTAAGATTTTCAATTTCGATTTAGAACCAAGAATTCTAGATGATGCATTAAAACTCACCTTAGATCAAAAGCTATCATAGACTTGGACTGTAAGATTGATGTGAATCCAAGAATATCATTAGTCAATTTCAtggtacaaaattttaaagagtGATCAAACTTGTTCTAAAATTTCAAACCCACCCAACAAGACCATTTGTTTGCTCATTTTAAATCACATATAGTCCAAGAATTGTTTGGTTGTTGGACAACAAAAGTAGTGCTTATtgctttttttcttctatttgcaTCATCAATGAACTATcaaactcaattttaattttctcATTCAAACATTCAAGTTCATTGATTCAATTATGTCAACAAAACAAGTCATTGGTTTTATGTAAATCCCACAAAGAAATGCAATCCATTCATatgagaaaaacaaaaaattatgctAGATTTCTTGTAGAAAATGAATCAAAGACAGAAAAGAAGAGGAACCTAAAAGTAAATTTGATATTGGTTGAAACGTAAAAATATTGTGTTCTTGGCAAAAATATGGTGAATTGAGATAACCCCATTTCAATTTTTACCTCAATATTTACAAATGAGTTGAGATGTTCATAATCTAGGGTTTTAAATTACCTTGAAATCAATCTAGAATTAGAACCACTAAAACACCCAAAAAGATTACCCAAAAATCTTCTGAAAACCCCTCCTCTTTGCCTTCCTCTTTGACCTCGGCTAGCCCATGAAACTCTTCGTGGAAGCCCACCGCCGCTAAAACCACCGTCAACCTCCGTGTAAACCATTGGGAGACCTCTATTCTCCCCATCACCTCTGATTCCTTGAAACCTGCCCACGGCGAACCCTCCACCAGGTAATCTCCAAACAGTCAACCCCACCGGAGTCTCATCTAAATTTGAATACACACGATCGGTTTCTGCTCCTTCATCGCCGTCTACGGTGGCTGCAGGTAATTCATGGCGGCAGACGGGGCAGGAGTTCCGTAATTGAAGCCAGGGGAGTATGCAGTTTGAATGGTAGAGATGATCGCAAGGCATGTTACGAACTTTGGTTCCCAACTCGAATTGCTCCTTACAGACGGCGCAACACAGTTCGTCGTCAATATGGGTTTCGTTTATTTCCACCGTTGGCATTGCTTCCACTGCCGCTTTCGACGCCGGCGGTTGCTCGTTCCGCCCCGCGTTCTGAATCTCCATCTGCGATAACTGATCAATTAACCGCTCAAACCCAGAACCCAACAGAAACTCCGACATAGTCGGCGGTAACGGCCTCAGACCCGACCCGGATCCATCGTCATAATAAAGCTCAAACCCCCTCCCGTTCTGTTCAACACTCGAATCTCCCCCAGAAGGCGAAGGCGTCGCCGTTCCACCGCGCAAGACAATAACAGGGTTAAAAGGAGACCGATTCCCACCACTACGACGTCCACGGCGGAGAACAGCGGTTCCAGGACTAGGATTAGCGTAAACAGCCGCGGGTGTAAACGCACGCGCCGCTTCATTTTGATAATCGATCTCTTCAATGAACCCACTATAGCAATCGGGGCAACTAACGGTATCTGGATTCAAAAGCCGAACAACCCGATTACACCGGTAACACCAATAAAACGTCGTCATCGCCATTTTCTCAGATCTAAGGAACAATTACAAAAAAGAGTAACAATAAATACTAATTTCCCAGAAGAGTGAACATTCTTTTGTTTTCCGCtgagaggaaaaataaaaagaaaaaaaggcttTGAAGCAAATTAATTGAAactgaaagaaagaaatttatttatatgaaatgaCGCGTTAGCGTGGTTGCTACGCTGTAATTTTTGCCTACGTGTAGCATTTTGATTGGTTGAACCTAAACACCGTTTAAACAAAATATGGAGATTAAGCACTTAATAAAGGATTAgtgaatatattaattaatttttatttaaaagtgcTAGATTTTTGTtttatgtaataatttttttatatatgatttaattgtataaattttatatgtaataattatttttcaaattttaaaattgaaatgcaaaaagaaaacccaaaaattaattccaataattaaagaaaaagaatattCCGAAACTGATTAACACGAGCGAGACTGATAATACGAAACGTGACACGCGTTTCGAAAATCTGAGCATTGATTGACTAACGTCCCCCTTGTCGTTATCCGACACGTCATcacctatttatttttatttttatttttcccatgctttttaaaaaaaattatctttagatcattatatttttaaaaaaaaataatattcatatattattaataagaattaaTCGTTATCACATGTACACACCACTGGTATGTAATTATTGTAATTTAATCCCACAATTTGAATATGGGATTCAACTTTCGATATCCGATAGACATAATTATATTGggttttgattaaattaaagtcgggttgaattagatttttaaataaaataaaaaagattttgaGTTAAATTGTCAAGGTTTTTAAAAtcacataaataattaaattaatttaatcagttcggtcattaattttttattcaagggATTTGacaaatttgtttaatttaattaaataaataattaaaaaattatattttaaaaatttaaatattaaaaaataaaaaatcgattcATTTAATTCAACTATCGATTCAATCGATTTTTAACTCGATTCAATCGTTTTGAAGTAATTGACAAGTAAATCAATTTTACGATTTAAACAATATTATTATAGTGAGATTTTGAACTTGGGAAGTAAGGCATATATGtacatgtgaaaattttgtttactACTTcctagaaatttaattaattgctaaaattattgaatattttattgaagttattaatttaatccaaaaatggTGTAAGCCAAACCAACCATTTTTGtcatcattataattttttaaaagtggaTTTTGGATTTCTTACTTCAATTATAATCTAAATCCTTATCCAATACTTTAATTATGGTATCATTTAACATGTGATTGGTAGTGTTTAAAGgtcaaataattaattatataagaAGAGATATCCCTTTTGCTTTCTACAAATACCTTATGGCCTATTCTTGAAAAATAATatgcatttattttaaattccaaaaatcaaaCTATATTAATCTAACATAATCGAATGATATGTAGTTCTAGCAGTTTCAAGAAACGCTACTAGCTCCTTTTGAACCTTTTCAAACACTTGCAAAGTTGAGTTTCTATCTGAAGCCATTTTGACTAGTCTATCTGCAACTTGATTTATCTCTCTAGGAATATAATTGATCTCCCATTGCTTCATGGTTTGTAAAATCATATGGATCATTCTAACTAAGGTTGAAGTTAATTCAGTCAGATTAATATCTCAAAGAATTCCAAGATAATCCTTGAAAGATAaagagatttttattttttcatacgCGTCAAGTGAGTAAACTGAAAAGACTGGACTAGAAAACCCCCACATTAGACAACCATGTTGAAGAATACAAATTGGTTTCCATCCACTCAAAGAGGttactagaaaaaaaaaaccatggtTTGTATATTAATAGGTACCACGTTTAGCCATACTTCTTTAGCAATTGAA includes these proteins:
- the LOC107944991 gene encoding probable E3 ubiquitin-protein ligase RHC2A, with product MAMTTFYWCYRCNRVVRLLNPDTVSCPDCYSGFIEEIDYQNEAARAFTPAAVYANPSPGTAVLRRGRRSGGNRSPFNPVIVLRGGTATPSPSGGDSSVEQNGRGFELYYDDGSGSGLRPLPPTMSEFLLGSGFERLIDQLSQMEIQNAGRNEQPPASKAAVEAMPTVEINETHIDDELCCAVCKEQFELGTKVRNMPCDHLYHSNCILPWLQLRNSCPVCRHELPAATVDGDEGAETDRVYSNLDETPVGLTVWRLPGGGFAVGRFQGIRGDGENRGLPMVYTEVDGGFSGGGLPRRVSWASRGQRGRQRGGVFRRFLGNLFGCFSGSNSRLISR